A DNA window from Providencia huaxiensis contains the following coding sequences:
- a CDS encoding molecular chaperone TorD family protein, whose translation MIHFSHYAAAFNILGTCYLFSPNDDASRYAISFFKLNDFASQWPCKISAQLSERISASLNIEAAVLHTQWTDLFIGPEALPAPPWGSVYLDPEGVLQGSSTVTLSEFLKRERLKIQTHYPEPSDHVGLMLFQAAVLASQVRETALKELLNNHLANWLPQFHQQLNRTTCSPFYNALTELTLVTVRSCL comes from the coding sequence ATGATCCATTTTTCACACTACGCAGCTGCGTTTAATATCTTAGGCACGTGCTATTTATTTTCACCAAATGACGATGCAAGCCGTTATGCGATAAGCTTTTTCAAGTTAAATGACTTTGCATCTCAATGGCCTTGTAAGATCAGTGCTCAGCTTAGTGAACGTATCTCGGCATCACTAAACATCGAAGCTGCGGTACTCCACACTCAATGGACAGATTTATTTATTGGTCCCGAAGCATTACCGGCCCCACCATGGGGCTCGGTATATCTCGACCCTGAAGGGGTATTGCAAGGATCCTCCACGGTGACATTAAGTGAATTTTTAAAACGCGAACGCTTGAAAATACAAACTCACTATCCAGAACCTTCGGATCATGTTGGTTTAATGTTATTTCAAGCGGCAGTGTTGGCTTCACAGGTCAGGGAGACAGCATTAAAAGAATTGTTGAATAACCATTTGGCTAATTGGTTACCTCAATTTCACCAGCAATTAAATCGAACAACATGTAGCCCATTTTATAACGCATTAACGGAATTAACACTGGTTACTGTAAGGTCATGTTTATAA